The following coding sequences are from one Microbulbifer sp. TB1203 window:
- a CDS encoding LEA type 2 family protein — MIQLYRPLLLSLLALLIGGCAVLSPNYQKPEVEVTAVEPLPAGPGNDLRFRIHLRVFNPNDSELALSGLYYTLSLAGHKVITGTSRELPPIAPYGQDNIVVDATASLVGSIFAAAELIGTQRESVPYELVAKLGLRRSIVPSITVRKEGEIRLNQRK; from the coding sequence GTGATACAACTATACCGCCCTCTCCTGCTTTCGCTGCTCGCCCTGCTGATTGGCGGCTGCGCCGTACTTTCCCCCAACTACCAGAAGCCCGAAGTCGAGGTCACCGCGGTGGAGCCGCTTCCGGCGGGCCCGGGCAACGACCTGCGCTTTCGCATTCACCTGCGAGTGTTCAATCCCAACGACTCCGAACTGGCACTCTCCGGGCTCTACTACACCCTGAGCCTCGCGGGGCACAAAGTGATTACCGGCACCTCCAGGGAACTGCCGCCCATCGCCCCCTACGGGCAGGACAATATCGTGGTGGATGCGACGGCGAGCCTGGTGGGCTCCATCTTCGCCGCGGCGGAGCTGATCGGCACCCAGCGGGAGTCGGTACCCTATGAGCTGGTGGCCAAACTGGGGTTGCGCCGGTCGATAGTGCCGTCGATTACCGTGCGCAAAGAGGGGGAAATCAGGCTGAACCAGCGGAAATAG